AAGTATATAAATAGAGATTTATATTTGATTGATATGGTTGTCCAAAAATATATATTTGATTGATATGCTTTTTCGTCAAATTTGACTGATTTAACTCAACGGACCGTTTTAGTAACGTATAAAAAAAGCTGAACCTAGTAAGACCTTGTTCCTGAAAGGGTTCTCTTTAGATGTAATGATTTTAATATAGTTGTCTTCGATGGTGGTGCACTTTATTCGTGCATTAACCGGATGATCGGACAGACGCATTGATTGATTCCCACTTTCCCGGTTTGGCTACTTTCGGTGTAAAACTGAACGAATAATAAAATGTTGAAAAAGCAGTGATTATTGGTAACGTAAATATCTTTTTCTCTGGACCCATTCTTGTTTCCAAGAGGCTTAAAGTATCGAGGCCACGACCTGTCACACAACGCAATAGTCCAGACTTCTGCATAATTTACTAATATTATTGTTTGTTACTTATTTGGCCTATCTTCCTGGTTCCTCCTCCCTCGTTTCCTTGCAACATTCCATCAATTATACCTTTATTTCTTATAATTTTATTCAATTAATTGTAAAAATGTATTGCTTGAATGAGGTCTACACAATAACACAACTATAAGAAATTTCCAAACCATAAATACATATATTTACCTTTGATATGGACCGTAACTAAGATCGTAGTGGGCCTTCAAGAAAGAAAATATAATCGGCCGATAGAATCCCAGTAAGTTCACTTACCCATGATTTCTTATTTTTCCTTTTCTCAGGGAACCACTAGTTTAGTTGCCTTTCGTACAGTAACACAAATTACTAAGAAAATTATTGACATATACAGATATACAACGAATAATCAATATCACAAATAATGAGTTTTTACCCAGCTAATGTTAGGTTTCTAGTAAACTTCAAAGGATTATATGAATCTTTATCACGAATTCTTTTTTTACATCAACACGTATCTTGTTCACGCTATGATACAGTTTTGCTAATTTTAAAGTGATATGAAAGCTCTCCCCATAAGCTAGTGAATTTGAATTTGCTATATCGGTTATTGATGATTGCTCCGCAAAAACAAAAGTACACTATTTGCCTATTTTATATAAGTTACTAGATGTTGATCCGCGCTTGCAAAGCGCAGAATATTTTATTATGAAAATTCAACTAATAACTTAACAAATATTTTGTTAATTTGTAAAAGTTTTGTGTATTTAAAATATTTTTGCATTTAAATAAGTTCTTTTAAATTTGACCCGAACCCGCTGTCAAACCGGTTAATCCGGTGATCCGATAATTCGATAGATGACCGATATGTAATCCATTTTGATTTAATTTGTTATAGTTTCATAATTTTTATCTTTTAATCTAAATTTTAAAGTTTATTATTTTGCAATTTTATGAAATTATGACGTTTCTAGAAAATTTTGATAGAGAAAATAATATATATAAAATAATTAAAAACTATAAATCTTGATCATTACTCCTTTTTATATAGCTTAATTAATTTTATTATAATTGTTTTGTGTAATTTATCATGTTAATTATTTGGTTTATATTATAATCAATTTAAATTTGTTGTTAACATATATTTTCAACATTTTAAAAATTATTATTTTTATTATATTTATTGTACAATGTATAACGTTTATATATATATATATATATTATGTAATGGCTATTATTGAATTATTTTGTTACTTAAATAAATGATATAACCGTTATTTAGAAAATATAAATGAAATAATTCATTAATTTAATTGATTTATTATTGATTGAAATGTTTTATAGTAGTATAAAGAAATGAGTATGTTTGGAAACATGGACAGTAGTATAAAAAAAGAAATATCAATGATTTAACGTAAATTTAACTATAAAATAGAAATATATATTTAATTTAAAAATTTACAAAATAAATGTTAGGTCAAACATAATGTTTCTGTTTTAATAAGATAGTGTTAAAAAAAATATAAGCCATGTATAATCCATTAATCATTATGATCAACTGATTGATCATATTGATTATCTGAGTTGAGATTGCATCACGTTAAAATCACTGCTCTAAAAATTTAGAAATTGAAAAAGAAGATTCAAAACGAGATGTGGCTTTCATAAAGTCTTGTCTGCAGTAGCTAGAAGGAAAGCAAAAACAATGTTCTCTTAATTAGAGTTATCAATTTTAGAACCATAACACACTATGATGTTGAAACATATTTTTGTTTGTGCATAAACATGTCAAGAATGGTTAGCCATTACGCAACATGAGCGGTCATCCATCTCAAGAGATTCCAACTTCTAGTCCAAAAACTAATTGTCAATTATCTATGTGTTTAGTCAGCTTTGAAATAATTGCGAAAGGAAATATTCTTAAAATACTTATAGACCAATGACAAGCATGTATTATATTGCAAATGTCTATTTCATCTATCTGTCATTTTTAATTATTGCCATAATGGAGGTGCATATGTAACAAAAGCGACATAAATAGATTAGACTCCTTTTTATATAAAGATTTATATATCTGTATTGGCTTTTCTTGTTGTTCGGTAGTCAAACTAACACCCAAGTCACTAGAGTTGATACAAAATATCATCACATATATATGGTCGAAAACTACTTATAGATTTTGGTAGGTGGTATTTTCAAGATTTAAAACTCATATTTTTGTTGAATAATACCAGAAAAAAAAGAAGAATCATATCATATACCTCCAAACTTGAAAGTCTATATCTATTTTCTGATCTCAACTCAAAAGAGAAATCAGAAAATTAAGAAGAAAAATGGGTGTTCTTGATCACGTCTCTGAATACTTCGATTGCTCCAGTGGCGACTCCAAGAGACACAGAAGTCTACAGGTAAATAAACTCAACACATATATAGTTTTACGTTTCATGTAATCACAATTTTTTTAATATATGATGGTGGAAATTACTAGACGGTGGACGTGAGGGTTTTGATAGATTGCGAAGGATGCGAGAGGAAAGTGAGAAGAGCGTTAGAAGGAATGAATGGAGTGAGAGATGTAGCGATCGAGCCTAATGCTCAGAAAGTTACAGTGGTTGGTTACGTTGAGCCTAACAAAGTGGTGGCTCGGATCATTCACAGGACCGGCAAAAGAGCCGAGCTATACCCTTACGTTCCTTACGACGTTGTCGCTCATCCTTATGCCTCTGGTGTCTACGATAATAGAGCTCCTGTTGGGTACGTTAGGAACACCGAGTATGATCCACATGTGTCGCGGCTCGCACGTGCTAGCTCCACCGAGGTACGTTATACTACGGCGTTTAGCGACGAGAACGCCTCAGGTTGTGGGGTTATGTGATTTTGTTTTGTTTGTGTTGATGTGTTCCCGAGAATTGTATTTTGTTTGTTGGTTTGTTCATGTTGGTATGCAATGTTTTAAGAGAGAAGGCCAAGAAAAGAATGTAAATTACATGTTAAAATGGTTATGCATGTTTCGTTTGATCTTTTGAACGAATAATATCTTGAAGTAAAAATTATGGCATATATATGTCACTGGAATCCATCGACTAATTTAATTTACCAAATAAATAGTACGAACAACTAATTTGATTTGCGAGATAATAGTGTCCAAAAGATGATACGACAATAAGTTGCATTACTTTATAACATTATTAAAAGAAATACAAATAGTAATTTTGTCGGACTAGAAGAATTAAGAAAGCTTATACTTCGTTTCTCTTGGACGTAATATAGTTCGGTGGAATTGAGTAATACGAAAAATTATGGTTATGCTGTAATCAGCCACGGTGATTAATAGTATATGACTAGTATGAACAGATATTAAATTCGGTAGCTTGCGGTGCCCATTTAATAATTAGCCATGATGAAGTCTAATTATTAGTTTAGTGGTCACTAAACCAGCATCTCATTGTTAACATGGATACATGTCGCCAATTGTCACAAAGGTTGGTTTTTGATAGGAACGTAGTGTGTTCTTTGCTAAAAGGAAATTACCATTATGGGACGTTAGCCACTGAATTTTTTTGGAAGTGTTTTGTCATCAGTTTAGGTATGATTGGTCTGCCTGCACATGTTAACAGATGTAAGCGTCCACAAATGAATTTCGTATCAGCTGCATTGTTTGTTAAGCTGTGGTTTTTTAAAAAAAAAATAGTAGTTCACTTTTTACAATGAAAAATTCAACTACTGTTAAAATTCCCAATTTATAGTAATATCTAATGTGTAAAAGAAATAACTGGATAGAAAATACTTATTACCAGGTTGAATGCCTAAATTACTAGAATTAGTAGTCTAGAAAACAAGTTGTATTACTATTATGAAAGAAATATACTATTGCCTAAAGTACTTCAATTCATTTTCAACTATAGTTGAAAGTCTGATATATTGGCCTTGTGGCCTCCATGGAAGAGCCCAAGCTGGCCCTCTCAGCGAATAGTCCACTACAGTTTTAATTTTCAGCCTTTCATCGGCAGTTGAAGATGGTCCACTCGAACTGCTTTTCTCTCATGGTGGCCACAAGGCCAATATATCAGATTTTGCTTGGAACAAGGACGAGCCTTGGGTCATCTCAAGCGTTGCTGGAGACAACGGCCATCAGGCTTGGCAGATGGCAGAAAGCATCTACAACCATGATGATGCAGGCGACCAAGATGCACAACAAAGCAATAAAACCAGAAATGATTCAAGTCTTTTGTATTCGATGAGTGATTCTTTATAACTGTTGTTAACTTGTTTGAACCAATCTATATATACACTGTTTGATATGGCTCTTAAGTTTGATTTATATCTGAGTACCGCATCCAGGTATTATTAATCAATAATAAGATTCAAGAACTCATAATAGTATTAGCTGTTTTTTTTTTAAATGCATGCGAGGTAAGATATCTCAGGAAGTGAATCTCTTGCAACTCACCTGTTCAAAGATCTCACTCGGAACACCAAGACAACACCACACCCCTGACCACACCAACACCTTAAAACTGTCATTCAATAGTCAAAACAATTGCTACTAGTCATGCATACAATTGTCAATCAGCTTTCTACACAAATTTAGAAAGAAGCTACTCAAGCATGAAAACAGCTAATTTTTCTCAAGTACGGTCCTTTATTTGTTTTTTCTTCTTAATTTGTTAATGTCATGGTTGTCAAATTTTTTAATCTGTAAATAAGCCGAAGACTAAATAGAGTTTATAAAAAAACTATAAAACATGTATAGTGGGAAAGGGATTATAATTTTGAAATGTGGACTGCAATGATATATATTCTTCTTTCGTGTCTCGATAAGTTCTTCGGCTTATATTCGTTCCACCACCTGAGACATTAAAACATTAGTTCCCGAATCCTCGGAACTTTTTCCTAGAATAGAAACTTGACCTTTATATATTTAAAATTTTTAAAACTATTTTATGTTATTAATAAGAATTATACATATAATATAATTCATATTTGAGACATAAATTAAAAAAAGACACAAAACAAGGCGTTTTTTTCTTTTTCTTTAGAGAGAGAGAAAATTTCTCTCACCCTTGTTTTCCGATCAACATTTTTCTCGGGGATGGAGATCAAGTTTTTTGTTTTTGTGTTCGATCTTCGGAACGATTTTTTGTTTTTGCTATAGCGATATTTTTTTCGCATAGGCGATTTTGATGCTTAAAGTTCACCCAAATCAAAGCTGTTTATCAATTCCATCTTTCTCTGAAACAGGTCGAACTTAAATAATTTCCATCTTTCACTGTTCTTCATAATAAATCCCGTTGACTTTTTGATCGGATACCCTGCTCACCGCTATATACACCTCTTTTATCATCCTTTAAAAGATGTAACAACTCCATTTTCGTACCAAAGTAATACTCCATCTGTTTCAAAATACACTATGTTTTGACTCATTGCACAAAGATTAAGAATTTTTTTTTTTTTCAAAAAGTAACTTTACAAATATAATTTAAAAATCATTCAACCAATTAAAGAAATGACTGCAAAATCTAATTGATTACACAGTTTCTAGTAAAATTAAAAATAATATAAATATATCATAAGTTCATCTATTTTGAAACAACAAACATCTTCTAAAACATCAACTATTATGAAACGGAGGGAATACCTTGTTCCATTCGGGCCGAGTTTTTTAAGTTTTATATTTTCATTTTTTGTTTCTATTAAAACATTTTTTTGAAAAGTTTTCAAGAACTCATAATAGAATTAGCTGTTTTTAAGTGTATGCAAGGTAATGATATCTCAGGAAGTAAATCTTTTGCAACTTGCCTATTCAGAGATCTCACTCGGAACACCAAGAAAACACCAACACCAACACCTTAACACTGTCATTCATTGGGTCAAAACAATTGCTACAAGTCATACATACACAGAGATCATTCTCAAGCAGCTTCTTCTACACAAACTTAGAAAGAAGCTACTCAAGCATGAAAACAAATGACAAAGAACACACACGGAAAGATTTGACTTTATATTAACAAATCATCCCATCTGGTACGGCAAACTCAACAACAAAAATACAATGGAAGGAAAATAGTTTCAAAAAAAAAAAAAGGAAACAAAATGCAAAACACAAGAGGAACCTGAGTGAAGCTGATGCAGCAGCACTTTATTTTGAATACAGTATCTATCCTAGTGTACATAAGATGATTGGTACAAGCTTGATGACCCTTCAAGCTCCTTTCGGTCCACGATGCCCACCTATAATGAACATTACAAAACCGCGAGTGAGCTCATACTAACTCTATGAAGCAACTGAGGCAAGATCTAAACCACACCTTTTCTCTTATTAGTGGCAGATACATTGGCACTGTTGAATGAACCGTTTAAGTTCTGATCAGTCATGCATTGAAGCTGGTCAAAATCACAACCGCTTAAACCTTGTTCATTGATGGACGCACCACCACCACCTTCTTGGCTATTCCCCCCACCTCCAAACCCATCCCCAAGGCAATAAACCTCATCCTCACACTGCACGTTGCAAGGATTCACCAAGTGGGAGAAAGAAGGAATATTCGGTTTCTGATAAGGAAAAGACCCAATCTCCCCATCAATCCTCCCTCTCAAATCCACAAGCAAACACTTAAGCCTCGAGACTTCACCTTCCAAGGCACTCTGACTCTGCAGCCTCTTCACAAGCTGCTGGTTCAAACCCCTGAGCCTCGAACACTCGTCCTCCAAGGAAGCAGCTTTAGCCTTCTTCTTCTCTCTATACTTCCTAACGGCTTCTCTGTTCCCCAAAGGCCTCTTTTCGCCGTTCTTGCCACAAGACTCGGCTGTATCATCGGTGGAGACTTTCTCGTCGCTGTCTTCGGGGAGGACCTTGGTGTGGACGTGGAAGCACGTGTGGCTGTGAGTGTTATCTGCTGTTCCCGTGGAGTTGTTACACGTGTGAGTGTGGGTACAAGCACCTTGTTGATGTTGATGTTGATGTTGATGATGAGAGTCCATTAGAAGCCCATCGAAGAAACTATCTATCGAACCGTTGCTAGGAGGCAACCCACCAACAACGTCGGAGCTTGAAAACACTTCTTGGTTAGAGAATTCAAGCTCGCCGTCTTCCATTTTCTTAAAAAAAAAAAACCCCCAAAATCGATACTTTCTAGGTTAAACAAATCAATCAAAAACCCCTAATTTCGCAACGATCCGAGCAATTCAGCAACAGAGAACACTCAATTTCTGGGAAAGATCGAAAATTTCATCGTCGAGAGTTGAGGAATTAGCAAAATCGATACTTTCTAAGGTTATCAAAAAACACCTAATTTCGCAATTCAGCAGCAGAGGACACTCAATTTCTGGGAAAGATTGAAAATTTTCATCGTCGAGAGTTTAGCAAAAGGGAGATGAAAAACCCTAAGACTGAGATGAGTGATGGGAACGAGAGAGAGAAGGTTTTATAGGCACGAAGACGCACTAAACAGATGGAATCATCTCGGTGGCCGGACGTACGATCACGATTTCGAGTTGCAGTAGAGAGAGAGAGAGAGAGAGAGAGAGATTCTTAAAATAATAATAATTATTATTAATTATTGCTTTGGAAATTATATATCTGGACGTGAATGAAGCTCAAGCATCTTCTATTATTTAAAGTAGATTCAGAAAACTTGTACTACCACCATATAATAATCATATAAAAGACTTAACATGGATGTACCAGACAACAAATTACATTATAAAAAGAAAAATCATTGACTTTTAAATGGAATAATAAAGTTAAAAACTATTTGCTCAAGTACGGTCCTTTATTTGTTTTTTCTTCTTAATTTGTTAAATGTCCTGGTTGTCAAAAGTTATTACCTGTAAATAAGCCGAAGACTAAATAGATATTATAAAAAACTATAGTGGGAAAGGGAATATAATTTGGAAATGTGGACTGCAATGATATATATCCCTCTCTTGTGTGTTCGATAAGTTCGTCTGCTTATATTTGTTCTACCACCTGAGACATTAAAATATTGGTTCCCGAATCTTGGGAACTTTGTCCTAGGATAGAAACTTGACCTTTATATATTTTAAAATTTTGAAAACTATTTTAAATTATTGCTAAGAATTATACATATAGTTCATATTTGAGACGTAAATTAGGAAAGGAGAAATATATAAATACACTAGCTAGCCAATTTCAAAATGATTTAGTGAATTTGTTCCTTGAACGAAGTTCCCAAAATCTTTCTCGTTTGATAAAATTTAAACTATATACACCTCTTTTATCATTCTTAATAAGATGTAAGGACTCCATTTTCATACCAAAGTAATACCTTGTTCCATTCTGGCCGAGTTTTTTTTAGTTTTATATTTTTATATTTTTGTTTCTATTAAAACGTTTTTTTTTGAAAATTTTATGATTAGCGAATAATAATTATAATTGTGGTAGATGTGTATTCGTGATGCACTAATTGTATCTGCTTGGATTACATAGTGTTGATGGATACATCTTAACGATCAAATATATATTTTTCAAAGAAAAATCAATCAAGTAGATGTGCATGTTCCAAAAAAAAAAAATCAAGTAGATACGAAATGAGTTTTTTCCCTTGCATTTATTTTCTTAATTAACCTAACTGTTCATTGAAAAGGAGAATAAAATCCCTCAACTAAAAGATATCGTGAGACAACTCTTCAGCTAAAGATGTAATGTGAAAGAATCCCTCAACTAAAAGTTTGATAAAAGAAACATTCAACTTCAATTGCATTAAACATATATATGTCACCTTCCATCTATAAAACCGTGACGGAAGGTGACATACACTAACGATTCGTAGTTAATGGTTTAAAATGTTAAATGGATTCAGTTCGTCGGTAATCTCTGACTTACCGATGGAAACATATTCTCGGTAATTCCCAATTTTCTGATGGAAATTGGTTGGATTGTTGGACAGGAAATACCGACAAATTTACGTCGTCGTTATTACCAACATAACAAGGTGGTCCATAATTTCCCGGAAATTATCCAACCAATTAACGATGACTATTCCAACAGAGGCATCTAACAAAATTTCAACAGATTTTTTTCTGACGATTTAGTACCAACATACAATTTTCTGGGTACTTTGTCAGAATTACCCATTTCTAACCCGATTACCGATGAGATATTCCTTTGGCATTAGGCTGTTTTTTGTAGTTTAGATTCGATCCGGTCGAACCATATTGAAATGTGATCCAACTAATTTTTTGGTCCAGTTTTTGGTATTTCCATCATAATGCAAATAAAACCATCATCTGTTGATCTATATAGGGTTTAGATGGCGAAGTTAGATATGAATCATCATATACAACAAATATAATAGCTCTGTTCTTTTTGTGAACGTGACGACCAGCTGCAGCGACTGAAATTTAACCTATCATCACGACAAAAAAAGTCAACCACATTACTCATGTAACAAATCCAGCCTGTTTTCTTGACGCTGCGGCAGTGACAGAGGAGTAAAAAAAACGCTGAGTATTTTGTTCTTCCGGCAGTTCACTCACGACCACTTGAATTTTCCATACCGTTTAATTTGCTTCCATTGCACTGTATTTTCTCTGCCGCTAGCTGCCGTTGGTTGCGCGTTCGTATAAAGAACATGGGAAATGATCGATTTTAGAATTATCTGTATTTATTATAGTTTATTTTGTAATAATTTAATAAATAACTTAAAAATAAATAAAGTTGGTCATCAAATGCGTGCGGCCGTATATTAGTGTTTAGTTTTGTCCACTTTATTTTTTTAAAAAAAATTTACCTGGTTTCTTTATCAGGACTTGGTTTTTGTTGCCTTTGTGAATCCATATTTTTTTATAATATATTTGTTTTTATTAATATCTTAGTAACATTAGCCCGTTTACTTTTGCCATGGGAAGAATGAGATATAAACGCTACTTTAGGAGTCGAGCCATCGATTGGAAGACGTTAATGTCCGTATGAGGAGAACGGTCGACCATTGCAGAAGTTGATAAGACTTGAACAATTATATGGGAGTCACCTAAATATATATACCGGCAGATCATGAAGCGCATCATATTCTTTTGTATTGAGGATTGCCAAAAATAAGTTCGAGTATAGCCTATTATTAGTAAGTTTCAATTCCAATATGTATTAATTACTCTTGTTGTAAGTCATATATTTAGGACAACTAGATTCCACGTTGTTACAAGAAAAACAAAGACATATCTGTTATTAAGAAAATAACTAGATTGTTAATCACCAGATGTACTACATCTGTTGTGATTTAAAAAAACAAATAGGTCGAAATCACCATCTATTAATCTATTATCAACTTGTTATTTTTCTCTCTTTTAGAAAGATTCCATTACTTAAATGGTTGGTTGATGTGAAAATTAGTGATCGTGAGATTGGTAGCTTTCTTTTAAAGTTTGAACATTAGATTTTTTTTAAAGATAAAAGTAGGTTTGATGCAAAAATTCTATTTATTTTGGTTAGTGGGGGTACTTATTCTAACTTATTTATTCGATATTCTCATTTTTAATCAAATTCATTCAATATCTCTATGTTCTTGATTCTCGAGGTCGTTCTTTGTTTTGTTTGTTTGTTTTTACCTTTGGACATATGATGATTTATTCAGATCTGATCAAAGACCCTTTAAGCTATATGGATTAATAGATGTATGAGAAAGACCTTCATATTTCATATCAGAACGTAACACCATGTATCAATTTCTTTTCTCCATGCAAAAGTTTCAATCCAACATGGTATGTTGATTTTATATAACTTTGTCTTTATTTTATTTCATCGGCTATCTAACTCATGATTAGGGGTGGCCACTTTGAATATCCGGATTTTGGAGGTATTGGTGATCCGATCCGATTCGTTATAATACTCAATTATCCGATCTGATTCGATCAGTCAAATATCCGGAAAATTTAGGTTTGTAACCGGATATCCGATTTGATCCGTACAAAAAATGAAAAACTATATAAAAGAATAATATTTTATTATAAATAAAAATATTACTTTTAAAAAATTCTAAACTAACATAATAAATTTAATAAATAAAAATATTGTAAAATTTATATAAAATATAATATTTATTTAAGTTATATATATGATTTTTTAAAATATATGTATATATGTCTATAGCGAGGATCGTATAACCGCTCCTAAATGTATTAGTATTTGTGATTTGTTTTGTCTTTACGGATATTGCATATTAGTATTTGTTTACTTCGATGAGTTACAAATATCTGGATTTTTCTATTCGAATCGAAACAGATAACGAATCAAATCAAAATATACGGATATTTTGCTCATCCCTACTCATGATCGCTGCTATATCGGCTTGCCTTTCTCGTTGTTGGTTTTACATATCTTTCCATATATATATGATACCTATTACCTTTGTTTATGTTGTTTATGTCAGCGTGGCTCACATAATTTGTTATTATTGTCCAAACGTAGTTGAAATTAGAGTATTTTACTACTTAGCACCGCTCGGTTCTTATTTGCAAAACGGTTATCTAACGAGTTAACGCTAACAAACAAAGAAAAAAAAGAAAAAAACCAATCAAACACTTAACTATCAGTTAAGTCGAATTATAAGGCTTGTGGACTTATCCCTCACGGGGTATTTCCGTGTTAACTTTACTGTTACCACTTTATGTCATGCTCCTGCTATCTGGCTTGAAATTCCAGATTCTAATAAATAACAAATCGAACAATATCCTAATAAACATTACAGCACACGTTACCATTATCTGGTGTTTTAGAATATTTATACAGACCCATAAACGGCCATAAATTAAATTAGCATAACCCAGTTATCGTTTTCTTACTACTATATATTATGAAAGTCCAATCAATAATATAATCCATCATCTTTTAATATACTGTATATGTGATTGCACAAGAAATAGTCTGTTGATTTGGATCTCAAGCAACGCAAATATGAATACGGACAAATACATACCCCATATATAAAATACGTAGTATGTTATTATCAAGACATAAAATGGGGCATGTTTCAGCACTCAACTTCCATCACTTGTTAAAACATTAAAATCGGATTTATTAAATACATTTTGCGTCAATAAGAGATAAGGTTAAAATACTTTTTGAAATTAAGCGCTATTGTTATACTTGAAATTCAGATATATACCCACATCTACTCTTGTTAATTTATTTTATATTACCTATCTCAACTTCTGCAGGAGATGTTGGAGATACATTATACATGGAATTGTGAAAATAGTGTGTATATATATAAGAATATGAATACTCAAACATACCTTTGAAATGTTTTAACATTATTTTTTCATCTTTGTTAAACAATATACTACAATAAATTTTAGACACCACGATTCTGATGTTGATTTAAAAAAACAAAATACGAAATATCGTATATTGATAATTGTCTAATAAATACGTATACAGTAACGTTAGTGTTATACATATATAAACAATGCATTATGTTATAACATTGTTGAGTATATATTCGCTTAATTAATCATTAAAACATCATAAATTGTGAAACGTCAAATTGGATATTTCAGTTAATCTTAGTTGTACAAGTACCATCTAAGATTTTTTTTTAAAGCTTTAAAATAAGTCTCGCAACAACAAATTACTCGTCATTGTTTTATTAAATTCTATGGTTTTGAGTTTTGACATTAGTTAGCTTTTTAAATTTGTTTTTAAATAATAAACACGTCAACAGATTCGTTGATATAATGATATACTGAAATTTTATCACCTTTTATATCATCTTTGACTTGAATACTCAATTGTAGAAAATGTTATGTCACTTTAAATAAATAACTATTTCGTATATGAAAAGAGAAATTTATAGTATATATTTGGGCGTGGATTGGAAAATGAAAATGTCTCTTCGTGCTCTTGGACAGAGAGAGCGCCCCCAATAATATAGGCTACTAGATTCCAAAGATTGTCTTTTGTGTTTTAATCTTGTTACCTAATATTAGAAGCTTTACATAAGCAAATAACTTAGGCTAATTTCAGAAGAAAGACAAATTAATTGAGGACTGTCTATTTGCGTACACATATATACATCAAATATAAGTAACTATTTCAAAATGTGATATTTATTTAAGTCCAAATACTATGTGTTTTATTTTTTTTAGTAAGTTTGTGACTTCTTGTGTAGATAAGTTGAGACAGAAGTTTCTAATGACATCTCCAATGGTTGATTATTTTTACCTTTAAAAGTTTATTTTCTTCAAAATGAAGAAAAAACGAAGAAAAATTTACTCCAATGATTTGATTCATTTTCTCTTTGAAAAATGAATATTTCAATTCTATTATATCTCCAATTTATCATTAATTATTAATAAAACTTTTCACTTTTCATAATTACTAGTGTTACTCGATTATTTTGTTTTAACAATAATTCATCACAATTTCTATTTAATATAAATTAAAATATTCATATTA
This sequence is a window from Brassica oleracea var. oleracea cultivar TO1000 chromosome C1, BOL, whole genome shotgun sequence. Protein-coding genes within it:
- the LOC106294353 gene encoding heavy metal-associated isoprenylated plant protein 26: MGVLDHVSEYFDCSSGDSKRHRSLQTVDVRVLIDCEGCERKVRRALEGMNGVRDVAIEPNAQKVTVVGYVEPNKVVARIIHRTGKRAELYPYVPYDVVAHPYASGVYDNRAPVGYVRNTEYDPHVSRLARASSTEVRYTTAFSDENASGCGVM
- the LOC106325357 gene encoding uncharacterized protein LOC106325357, with the translated sequence MEDGELEFSNQEVFSSSDVVGGLPPSNGSIDSFFDGLLMDSHHQHQHQHQQGACTHTHTCNNSTGTADNTHSHTCFHVHTKVLPEDSDEKVSTDDTAESCGKNGEKRPLGNREAVRKYREKKKAKAASLEDECSRLRGLNQQLVKRLQSQSALEGEVSRLKCLLVDLRGRIDGEIGSFPYQKPNIPSFSHLVNPCNVQCEDEVYCLGDGFGGGGNSQEGGGGASINEQGLSGCDFDQLQCMTDQNLNGSFNSANVSATNKRKGGHRGPKGA